The window CTGAAAGGAGTCAAAGCCTATGAATAACCTGCACCGCGAACTCGCGCCGATTGCCTCGTCCGCGTGGGCGCAGATCGAGGAAGAAGTCGCCCGCACGTTCAAGCGCTCGGTGGCCGGGCGCCGCGTGGTCGACGTCGAAGGCCCGGCGGGCCCGGGGCTGTCGGCCGTCGGCACCGGGCATCTGCGCGACGTCACCGCGCCGCGCGAACAGGTGAGCGCGCGGCTGCGCGAGGTCCGCAACGTCGTCGAGCTGACGGTGCCGTTCGAGCTGAGCCGCGACGCGATCGACAGCGTCGAGCGCGGCGCGCGCGACGCCGACTGGCAGCCGGCGAAGGACGCCGCGCAGCGCCTCGCGTTCGCGGAAGACGGCGCGATCTTCGACGGCTATCTGGCCGCGGACATCGTCGGCATCCGCGAAGGCACGTCGAACCGCAAGCTCATACTGCCGACCGACGTCAGCGCGTACCCGGACGCGATCAGCGACGCGCTGGAAGCGCTGCGGCTCGCCGGCGTCGACGGCCCGTACACGGTCGTGCTCGGCTCGGACGCCTACACGGCGCTCAGCGAAGCGCGCGACCAGGGCTACCCGGTGCTCGGCCACATCAAGCGCATCGTCAGCGGCGAGATCGTGTGGGCGCCGGCGATCAGCGGCGGCTGCGTGCTGTCCACCCGCGGCGGCGACTACGAGCTGCACCTCGGCGAAGACGTGTCGATCGGCTATACCAGCCATACCGACAAGGTCGTCCGCCTGTACCTGCGCGAAACGTTCACGTTCCTGATGCTGACGAGCGAGGCATCGGTGGCCGTGGCGCCGCAGGCCAGCACGGCGGCCTGACGGCCTGCCCGCGCGCGATGCCCGCCGGGCGTCGCGCACACCGGCCGCGTTGCCGGCCGCACGTTCGTCGCCGGCTGAACCCTCCTGCATGGAGCGTGACATGAGCGATTCGAATCAAGCATTGCAGTCGTTGCAAGCATCGGTCGACAGCCTGAAGCAAACCGTCGACGCGAACGCGAGCCGCCAGGCCGCCGACACCACCGCCCTGTTCACCGTGGTGTCGCTGATGCTGGCCGAACTGTCGCCCGATACCCGCAACCTGATCGAGGATTCGTTCACCGTCTGGGCCAATGGTCTGCAGGATGCGGCACTGTCGACCGACGTGAAGCAGATTGCCCGGCAGCGCCTCGCGATGAAACTCTCCGACTGACGCCGGTTCGCCACGGTTGCGCCTGATCCGGCCCGCACCGTGCAACCCGCCCGCTTCGCCATCGGCCCCGCGCCATGCACTGGTTGCGGGGCGTGCGCGGCCCGGCGTAACCCGCCCGCTTCCCTCACCGCCGCGCATGCGCCGCGTTTCACCGCGTGCGGCCCCTTCCCGTTTGCGCCTGCCGGCGCCCTGCGCGCCGATGTCGCACCGCGCTTCGCGCGCGTCGCGCGCCGCGCCGTTTCCGGATTCCGCGCGCCGCACCCGCATGCGCACTCGTCTGTACTCCTTGCACCGGGCGCACGCGTGCATGTGAGGGTGCAATTCCCGGCCGGGCCGGTGCGGAACTGTGTCTTGGAGGCGTTCGGCCAATTCGCTATTTTGAACGCAGTCGAAGTGATGCCGCGGGCTGAGCGACGCACCGGTGTTGCCGTGCCGTCGCGCATCGGGATTTCCCTTTCGATCCACGTTCATTGACAGGAGCCAGACCACCATGCCCGCACTTTGCGATATCTGTCACGCCCGGCCCGCCGTCGCGCGCGCCACCGTGATGCAGGACGGCGAGCGCAAGACGATCTCGATCTGCGACTACCACTTCCGTCAGCTGATGCGGCATCAGAGCATGCTGAACCCGTTCGATTCGTTGCTGGGTGGTGGTGGCTCCTCGCTGTTCGGCGAAAGCGGCGACACGTCGCCGCTGGCCGCCGAGATTCCGCGCGAATCGGTCGACCCGACCGACGCGTTCAGCGAGCAGACGCTCGAACTGCTGCAGCATGCGGCCGAGAAGGCGCACGAACTGCGCCGCAGCGAGCTCGACACCGAACACCTGCTGTACGCGCTCGCCGATACCGACGTGTGCGCGGCGCTGCTGAAGGAACTGAAGCTGTCGCCGCAGGACCTGAAGGCCTACATCGACGAGCATGCGCACACCGGCACGGCGGCCGCGGACGCGTCGCTCGACCGGCTGTCGATCTCGCCGCGCGTGAAGAAGGCCGTGCAGTACGCATTCCAGGCGTCACGCGATCTCGGTCACTCGTACATCGGCCCCGAGCACCTGCTGATCGGTCTCGCGGCGGTGCCGGACAGCATCGCCGGCACGCTGCTGAAGAAATACGGCGTGACGCCGGAAGCGTTGCGCCAGAAGGTCGTGAAGGTCGTCGGCAAGGGCGCGGAAGACGGCCGCGTCGACGCGCCGACCGGCACGCCGAATCTCGACAAGTTCGGCCGCGACCTCACCGCGATCGCGCGCCAGGGCAAGCTCGACCCGGTGCTCGGCCGTGCGCAGGAAATCGAGAGCACGATCGAAGTGCTCGCGCGCCGCAAGAAGAACAACCCGGTGCTGATCGGCGAGCCCGGTGTCGGCAAGACCGCGATCGTCGAAGGCCTCGCGCAGCGGATCGTCAACGGCGACGTGCCCGAAGTGCTGCGCGGCAAGCGGCTCGTCGAGGTCAACATCAACTCGATGGTGGCCGGCGCGAAATATCGCGGCGAATTCGAGGAACGTGCGAAGCAGTTGATCGACGAAGTGACGGCCAAGCATGACGAGCTGATTCTCTTCATCGACGAGCTGCATACGATCGTGGGCGCGGGCCAGGGCGGCGGCGAAGGCGGGCTCGATATCGCGAACGTGCTGAAGCCGGCGCTCGCGCGCGGCGAACTGAGCCTGATCGGCGCGACCACGCTCAACGAATACCAGAAGCACATCGAGAAGGACGCGGCGCTCGAACGGCGCTTCCAGCCCGTGTTCGTGCCGGAGCCGAGCGTCGAGCAGACGATCGTGATCCTGCGCGGGCTGCGCGACAGCCTCGAGGCGCACCACCAGGTCACGTTCGCCGACGACGCGTTCGTCGCGGCCGCCGAGTTCGCCGACCGCTACATCACCGCGCGCTTCCTGCCCGACAAGGCGATCGACCTGATCGACCAGGCCGCCGCGCGCGTGCGGATCGGCGCGACGTCGCGCCCCGCCGACATCCAGGAAGACGAAGCGCAGATCGTGCAGCTCAAGCGCGAGCAGGACTACGCAACGTCGCGCAAGCGCTTCGACCAGGCGAAGCAGTTCGACGAGCAGATCAACGCGAAGCAGAAGTCGCTCGACGAAAAAATGGAGGCGTGGCAGCGCAAGACCGGTTCCGAGACGCTGGAAGTGACCGTCGAATCGGTCGCCGAGGTCGTGTCGCGGCTGACGGGCATTCCGGTGTCCGAGCTCACGCAGGAAGAGCGCCAGAAGCTGCTGAAGATGGAAGAGCAACTGCGCGAACGCGTGATCGGCCAGAGCGATGCGGTGGTCGCCGTGAGCGACGCCGTGCGGCTGTCGCGCGCCGGGCTCGGCCAGTCGCACCGGCCGATCGCGACGTTCCTGTTCCTCGGGCCCACCGGCGTCGGCAAGACCGAGCTCGCGAAGGCGCTGGCCGAGACCGTGTTCGGCGACGAGCAGTCGATCATCCGCATCGACATGTCCGAGTACATGGAACGGCACGCGGTCGCGCGGCTGATCGGCGCGCCGCCCGGCTACGTCGGCTACGACGAAGGCGGCCAGCTCACCGAGCGCGTGCGGCGCCGCCCGTACAGCGTGATCCTGCTCGACGAGATCGAGAAGGCGCATCCGGACGTTTACAACGTGCTGCTGCAGGTGTTCGACGACGGCCGCCTGACCGACGGCAAGGGCCGCGTGGTCGACTTCAGCAACACGATCATCATCGCGACGAGCAACCTCGGCGCCGCGATCATCATGGACAACCTCACGCAGCCGGAGGCCGCGCGCAAGACCGACAAGGCGATCCGCGAGCAGCTGATGCAGGTGCTGAAGGGCCATTTCCGCCCCGAGTTCCTGAACCGGATCGACGAGGTGATCGTGTTCCATGCGCTGTCGAAGGAGAACATCCGCTCGATCGTGCAGATCCAGCTCGACCGCGTGGTGCGCACCGCCGCCGCGCAGGACATCACGCTCGTGATGGGCGACGCGCTCGTCGACCACCTGACCGAAGCCGGCTATCAACCGGAATTCGGCGCGCGCGAGCTGAAGCGGCAGGTGCGCCAGATCATCGAGACGAAGCTCGCGAAGGAGATCCTCGCCGACAAGCTGCAGTCCGGCGATCGCGTCGAAGTCGATTACGACAAGGCGAGCGACGCGGTGACGTTCAACAAGCTCGCGCGGCCCGACGCCAAGGACGTCAAGGACACCAAGGACGCGGCCAGGAACGCCGACGGCAAGGCGCGGCCGAACGGCAAGGCGGCGAAGGCGGAATCCGATGCAAAGGATGACGAAGCAAAGGACGATACGCCTGCACCCGCTCCTGTGCTCGCAGCGAAGCCATCCGGCAAGAAGTCGTCCGGTGCGAAGAAGGACGCGCAGTAATAACACGCGGGCCCGCATGCACGGGCCCGCTTGCCCCCACGCCGCGACGCGGCGCAACCCGAGCCGGCCCGCAGCGGGCCTGCTGATGGAGATTCACATGACAAATCGACGCGAAGTGCCAGGCATCAGGAAGTACGATGGGCCCGCCGGCGGTTGGGGCGCGCTTCGCGCGACAGCCGATGCCGTGCGCACGCAGATGGAAACCATCGAGGCGCCGATCGTGCTGATGCGGACCAACCAGCCCGACGGTTTCGACTGTCCCGGCTGCGCGTGGCCCGACAAGGAACACAAGTCGACGTTCCAGTTCTGCGAGAACGGCGCGAAGGCCGTCACGTGGGAAGCGACCACCAAGCGCGTGACGCCCGAGTTCTTCGCGGCGAACCCCGTATCGTCGCTGCTGCGGATGTCCGACTACGAGCTGGAGAACATGGGCCGGCTCACGCATCCGCTCGTCTACGATCGTGCGACCGACACGTTCCGCGCGGTCGAATGGGACGATGCGTTCGCGCGCATCGGCGAGGTGCTGCGCGCGCTGCCGCCCGAGCAGGTCGAGTTCTACACGTCGGGCCGCGCGTCGAACGAAGCCGCCTACCTGTATCAACTGTTCGCGCGCGAGCTCGGCACCAACAACTTCCCCGACTGC is drawn from Burkholderia ambifaria AMMD and contains these coding sequences:
- a CDS encoding family 1 encapsulin nanocompartment shell protein encodes the protein MNNLHRELAPIASSAWAQIEEEVARTFKRSVAGRRVVDVEGPAGPGLSAVGTGHLRDVTAPREQVSARLREVRNVVELTVPFELSRDAIDSVERGARDADWQPAKDAAQRLAFAEDGAIFDGYLAADIVGIREGTSNRKLILPTDVSAYPDAISDALEALRLAGVDGPYTVVLGSDAYTALSEARDQGYPVLGHIKRIVSGEIVWAPAISGGCVLSTRGGDYELHLGEDVSIGYTSHTDKVVRLYLRETFTFLMLTSEASVAVAPQASTAA
- a CDS encoding ATP-dependent Clp protease ATP-binding subunit; this encodes MPALCDICHARPAVARATVMQDGERKTISICDYHFRQLMRHQSMLNPFDSLLGGGGSSLFGESGDTSPLAAEIPRESVDPTDAFSEQTLELLQHAAEKAHELRRSELDTEHLLYALADTDVCAALLKELKLSPQDLKAYIDEHAHTGTAAADASLDRLSISPRVKKAVQYAFQASRDLGHSYIGPEHLLIGLAAVPDSIAGTLLKKYGVTPEALRQKVVKVVGKGAEDGRVDAPTGTPNLDKFGRDLTAIARQGKLDPVLGRAQEIESTIEVLARRKKNNPVLIGEPGVGKTAIVEGLAQRIVNGDVPEVLRGKRLVEVNINSMVAGAKYRGEFEERAKQLIDEVTAKHDELILFIDELHTIVGAGQGGGEGGLDIANVLKPALARGELSLIGATTLNEYQKHIEKDAALERRFQPVFVPEPSVEQTIVILRGLRDSLEAHHQVTFADDAFVAAAEFADRYITARFLPDKAIDLIDQAAARVRIGATSRPADIQEDEAQIVQLKREQDYATSRKRFDQAKQFDEQINAKQKSLDEKMEAWQRKTGSETLEVTVESVAEVVSRLTGIPVSELTQEERQKLLKMEEQLRERVIGQSDAVVAVSDAVRLSRAGLGQSHRPIATFLFLGPTGVGKTELAKALAETVFGDEQSIIRIDMSEYMERHAVARLIGAPPGYVGYDEGGQLTERVRRRPYSVILLDEIEKAHPDVYNVLLQVFDDGRLTDGKGRVVDFSNTIIIATSNLGAAIIMDNLTQPEAARKTDKAIREQLMQVLKGHFRPEFLNRIDEVIVFHALSKENIRSIVQIQLDRVVRTAAAQDITLVMGDALVDHLTEAGYQPEFGARELKRQVRQIIETKLAKEILADKLQSGDRVEVDYDKASDAVTFNKLARPDAKDVKDTKDAARNADGKARPNGKAAKAESDAKDDEAKDDTPAPAPVLAAKPSGKKSSGAKKDAQ